AAGACTGTTCCGAACCTCTTCCTACTCTACCTCTCAACTGATGCAACTGAGATAAACCGAAACGTTCAGCATTTTCAATGATCATCACAGAAGCATTAGGAACATTTACACCTACTTCTATAACAGTGGTTGCAACCATGATCTGAGTCTGTCCCTTTATAAACCTTTGCATTTCGAATTCTTTCTCATCTGGCTTCAATTGCCCATGCACAATACTTATTTTATATTGAGGAAGAGGAAACTCCCTGGACAGCACTTCGATGCCATCCTGTAAATTTTTTAAATCCAATTTTGCACTTTCTTGGATTAAAGGATAAACAACATATACTTGCCTTCCTTTTGCGATCTCCCGACGCATATATCCAAACATTCGCAATCTCTGATTCTCATAAAGATGAATTGTCTGAATTGGCTTACGACCGGCAGGCAGCTCATTTATCACAGAGACATCCAGGTCCCCATATAGAGACATTGCTAATGTTCGGGGTATAGGAGTAGCTGTCATAACCAGAACATGAGGTGGTATTAGGTTTTTCTTCCATAACTTAGCTCGCTGTTCTACACCAAAACGGTGTTGTTCGTCAATCACTGCTAAACCCAGATGTTTAAAAACAACTGTCTCTTCAATTAAAGCATGTGTTCCTACCAATATATTAAGGGTTCCGATCACCAGATCTTCTAAAATTTTCTTCCGATCTTTCTTTTTTGTAGAACCTGTTAAGAGCGCTATATTAACAAAATCATCCGGAAGCATACTCTTTATTGAAGCATAGTGTTGAGTGGCCAGAATTTCGGTTGGAGCCATCATACACGCCTGAAAACCATTATCAATAGCTAAAAGCATACTCATTAAGGCAACTACAGTTTTACCTGACCCAACATCGCCCTGAACTAACCTGTTCATTTGAATTCCTTTTTGGCTATCAAACCGAATTTCCTTTAACACGCGCTTTTGCGCACCGGTTAGCTGAAAAGGTAATAGATTTTCATAAAAATAATTGAATTTATTGCCAACGGTAGCAAACACATTTCCTTTGAATTTAAGAGTCCGCAGGTGTTTTATCTTCAACAGCTTAAGTTGAATAAAAAACAACTCTTCAAATTTCAATGTAGCTTGAGCGCGTGATAATACCGTCGAATTTGTGGGAAAATGTATTTGAAGTAATGCATCTCTTCTGGATAGAAGTTTATATTTTTCGAGGATATAAGAGGGAAGTACTTCTTCAATTTCCGAGAAAACAGTATCCAACAGATTAGACATAAGCTTCTGAATCCCTTTTGAATCCAGTGAAAACTGCTTTAATTTTTCTGTTGAAGAGTATACCGGTTGCAACGAAAGATTTCCTCTCTCTTTAGACTCCTTAGAAAACAATTCCATTTCTGGATGCGCCATTTGCGGCTTTCCATTGAAGAAAGTAGGTTTTCCAAAAACCACGTATAAATGATTAATTTTTAAAGTCTTCTCAATCCATTTTAGACCTTTAAACCAAACAAGCTCCAGCTCCCCCGTTTCGTCGACGACTCTTGCAACTAGTCTTTTACTTTGCTTTTCTCCAATAACTTCAAAAGACTTTAACCTCACCAGTATCTGAACTAAAGGAAAATCAAAGCCTATTTCATTAATTTTATAATAACGGGTTTTATCAATATACCTGAAGGGATAATAATGCAGAAGATCCTGATAAGTAAAAACGCCAATCTCTTTTTTTAATACTTCTGCCCGTTGTGGGCCAACACCTTTAAGATATTCTATAGGGGTATTAAAAATCTGCACATCAATATCTTTAACTTATTTTACAGCAACCAGCGAAATTTCTACATTTACGTTTTTCGGTAAAGCCCTTACAGCAACAGTTTCCCTCGCAGGAAAATCCCTGGTAAAACGTTTTCCATAAAGCTCATTCACTTTAGCGAAGTGGTCCATATCACTTAAGAAGATGGATGTTTTAACAACGTTGGAAAAGTTCATATCCGCAGCCTCTAAAACTGCTGCGAGATTATTAAGGACCTGTTCCGTTTCGGCCTCTAAATTATGGTCAATAACTTTATTAGTTTCTGGATTTATTGCTATTTGGCCTGACACATACAACGTACCATTTATAAGAATTGCCTGGCTATAAGGTCCGATTGGCTCTGGGGCGTTTGATGTATAAATAACTTTTTTCATAAGATATTTTTTGTTAATGATGCAGAACAAACTTCTCCACTAATTTATATAGGACACCTAAAATGAATATAATGATGGCTATCCTATTTATCCAGTGCATTACTTTCAAATTAAAGCTGGTTGGTCTGTTCGGGTCTTTTTTCCTAAAAAAGTACATATAACAAATTTACAAAATAAAAAACGGAGTTCCGACTTATCGAAACTCCGTTTTCATTATAATATTCTTTCTAAGAAAGATTATTTGTTTCTGAACTCAACACGACGGTTTTTGATACGTCCTTCTTCTGTTGCGTTAGAAGCGATTGGACGGCTTTCACCGTAACCTTTAACCGCAATTCTTTTAGCATCTACTCCAGAATTCACTAAGTAAGTTTTTACAGAGTTAGCTCTATCGATAGATAATTGCATGTTGTAAGCTTCAGTACCTTCTGCTGATGCGTGACCATCTAATTGGATTGATTTAGATTTGTCTGCTCTCAATGATGAAGAAACTCTATCTAAAGTTGGGTAAGCTGAAGTTCTTAATACTGATGAGTTAAACTCGAATTGAATGTTGTCAGCAATTGTATTAGTATCAGAAGCTGGACATCCGTTTAATTCTGGAGTACCTTTTTCTGTTGGACAATCATCTTTCCAATCTGGCACACCGTCACCGTCAGTATCTAACTCACAACCAGCACCGTCAACTTTAGCACCTGCTGGTGTATTTGGACATTTGTCTAAGTGATCCGCAACACCATCACCGTCAGAATCTTTTTTCAAGTTTTCTACAGAAGACTCTACATTAGTTAAACGACCTTTTAAAGCTTCAACTTCTTGACGTAAAGCTGGATCTTTTAACTCATCATATAACAAAGCAACTGGGTTAGACCATTGTAAGCTCGGTTTTGATTTTGAACCTAAAGTAAACTCTAAACCAGCATAAGCATAAGACCATTTATCTTTGTTAGAAGAACCATTAGCCCATCTTCCGTCTAAGTTATCAGCATCTAAGAAGTTTGCATCATAACCTATGTTTAAAGCTACAACTTCACCTAAT
This genomic interval from Pseudopedobacter saltans DSM 12145 contains the following:
- a CDS encoding OmpA family protein, translated to MNYSTMKKTVALSLATAFAVAANAQESSSSAKVFGGAKQYRTWSVGVNAGALSPIIPFGTNDYPEWETNLGYGLFVKKQLGPYFGLKLDAHRGKLSGKLSDAPNAGSFTTDLDYAAALKGVVNIGTISFLKRQSSLGFYAQAGAGLTGFNLKSNANNNLGKRKELYIPVGVGANVKLGEVVALNIGYDANFLDADNLDGRWANGSSNKDKWSYAYAGLEFTLGSKSKPSLQWSNPVALLYDELKDPALRQEVEALKGRLTNVESSVENLKKDSDGDGVADHLDKCPNTPAGAKVDGAGCELDTDGDGVPDWKDDCPTEKGTPELNGCPASDTNTIADNIQFEFNSSVLRTSAYPTLDRVSSSLRADKSKSIQLDGHASAEGTEAYNMQLSIDRANSVKTYLVNSGVDAKRIAVKGYGESRPIASNATEEGRIKNRRVEFRNK
- the recG gene encoding ATP-dependent DNA helicase RecG, which produces MQIFNTPIEYLKGVGPQRAEVLKKEIGVFTYQDLLHYYPFRYIDKTRYYKINEIGFDFPLVQILVRLKSFEVIGEKQSKRLVARVVDETGELELVWFKGLKWIEKTLKINHLYVVFGKPTFFNGKPQMAHPEMELFSKESKERGNLSLQPVYSSTEKLKQFSLDSKGIQKLMSNLLDTVFSEIEEVLPSYILEKYKLLSRRDALLQIHFPTNSTVLSRAQATLKFEELFFIQLKLLKIKHLRTLKFKGNVFATVGNKFNYFYENLLPFQLTGAQKRVLKEIRFDSQKGIQMNRLVQGDVGSGKTVVALMSMLLAIDNGFQACMMAPTEILATQHYASIKSMLPDDFVNIALLTGSTKKKDRKKILEDLVIGTLNILVGTHALIEETVVFKHLGLAVIDEQHRFGVEQRAKLWKKNLIPPHVLVMTATPIPRTLAMSLYGDLDVSVINELPAGRKPIQTIHLYENQRLRMFGYMRREIAKGRQVYVVYPLIQESAKLDLKNLQDGIEVLSREFPLPQYKISIVHGQLKPDEKEFEMQRFIKGQTQIMVATTVIEVGVNVPNASVMIIENAERFGLSQLHQLRGRVGRGSEQSFCILMSKDKLSKEGKVRLETMVKTNDGFEISEVDLQLRGPGDIEGTQQSGILDLKLADLTQDQNILHEARKTVLEIMEADPELQNAEHQILGNFFHKHNTGITLDKIS
- a CDS encoding DUF6728 family protein gives rise to the protein MYFFRKKDPNRPTSFNLKVMHWINRIAIIIFILGVLYKLVEKFVLHH
- a CDS encoding Rid family detoxifying hydrolase; the encoded protein is MKKVIYTSNAPEPIGPYSQAILINGTLYVSGQIAINPETNKVIDHNLEAETEQVLNNLAAVLEAADMNFSNVVKTSIFLSDMDHFAKVNELYGKRFTRDFPARETVAVRALPKNVNVEISLVAVK